A DNA window from Anaerocolumna sp. AGMB13020 contains the following coding sequences:
- a CDS encoding polyprenyl synthetase family protein, translated as MTNEKINSKDETVLIPASEAFEAVLQEMETVITKAPRTVRRYTTHFLSSRGKYIRAASVITCSENEDGLVHPGAVKIAAAIEVLHLATLVHDDVIDDADLRRGEVTLQKKYGKKTAVICGDYLLCAALILAASVEDKEKYLKIALPDYAGKICTGELEQHINNYNLNLSVYQYLKIISGKTAALFEASFFAGAVFGDYDRKECGSYRQLGFYIGMIFQLTDDCMDFESTKEVSLKPVQSDYEQGVITLPLIHALKNLTDFKQKAKDKDITRQEINKAVEKSGGLKITKLMVEKYYKKSMKVIEELTITSAKKDKLIELLNKASRNS; from the coding sequence ATGACTAATGAAAAAATAAACAGCAAGGATGAGACTGTCCTGATACCCGCTTCTGAAGCCTTTGAAGCGGTGCTTCAGGAAATGGAGACCGTTATTACCAAAGCTCCCAGGACAGTTAGGCGATATACCACTCACTTTCTTTCCTCCAGAGGAAAATATATTCGCGCTGCATCGGTTATTACCTGCAGCGAGAATGAGGATGGGCTGGTGCACCCCGGTGCCGTTAAGATAGCAGCGGCAATTGAAGTGCTCCACCTGGCAACTCTTGTGCATGATGACGTAATCGATGATGCGGATCTGCGCAGGGGAGAAGTAACTCTGCAGAAAAAGTATGGAAAGAAGACCGCAGTTATATGCGGTGATTATCTTCTCTGTGCAGCATTGATCTTAGCGGCAAGTGTAGAAGACAAGGAAAAATATCTGAAAATTGCATTGCCTGATTATGCCGGTAAAATATGTACCGGTGAATTAGAACAGCATATCAACAACTATAATCTGAACTTATCTGTGTATCAGTACCTTAAGATTATATCTGGTAAGACAGCTGCGTTATTTGAAGCATCGTTTTTTGCTGGCGCTGTTTTTGGTGATTATGACCGGAAAGAATGCGGAAGTTACAGACAATTAGGTTTTTATATAGGAATGATCTTTCAGTTGACAGATGATTGTATGGATTTTGAATCTACCAAGGAAGTAAGCCTTAAGCCGGTACAATCGGACTATGAACAAGGTGTGATAACCCTGCCTCTGATTCATGCTCTAAAGAATTTGACGGATTTTAAGCAGAAAGCAAAAGATAAGGACATAACCAGACAGGAAATTAACAAGGCTGTGGAGAAATCCGGCGGACTTAAGATAACAAAGCTGATGGTTGAGAAATATTATAAGAAGTCTATGAAAGTAATAGAGGAATTAACGATTACTTCAGCGAAAAAGGATAAGCTTATCGAGCTTTTAAACAAAGCATCCCGTAATAGCTAA
- a CDS encoding NAD(P)/FAD-dependent oxidoreductase: MEKNIVIVGAGYSGILTAKKLAKKFKKNPEVTITIIDKNPFHTMLTELHEVAASRVDEDSIKISLKKVFAGRKVKVVHDTVTSINFESKKVVGNAGDYQYDILVLAAGSKPTFYGVPGAEEHSFKLWSYEDAVILKDRIHNLFRQAACETNIEERKKLLSFYVVGAGFTGVEMVGELAEYVPFLCEKYEIDRSEVTLFDVDGLSRVIPNLTEKLSAKVARRLEKMGVTLIMNATVSEVGSDFIELKQNDKVNHYTAGTVIWAAGIQSADITQEAGKDLELTRGARIQVDSYLRSSKDEKVFIAGDNMYFVPEGEDRPVPQMVENCEQCADVIAHNVACSLRGQGEMEVYKPSFHGVMVSIGGRYGVAQVGTPKHMFSLASFFAMFTKHFINIVYFIQVLGWNKVFSYLKHEFFTVRNCRSFVGGHFSNRTPSFLLVPLRVWLGAVWVFEGVMKIVEGWFKAPKLTGFFGGANSWYESILNGVTSAASGAADATSSATATGGSEGAAEALGHVIMNFDFLGLIRFIFVSGKGLAESTISDYAFKLDIPLMNWFVNHLILPFDGMQMFMQIFIVVAEVLIGLALMGGLLTGPAAFVSLVLQFMFVCTTGLYLNTFWMIFGGVALLIGAGRTLGLDYYAMPGLKKWWKKLPIVRKLYIYND, from the coding sequence ATGGAGAAAAATATTGTTATCGTCGGTGCCGGATATTCAGGTATTCTGACAGCGAAAAAATTAGCCAAGAAATTCAAAAAAAATCCTGAAGTAACCATTACAATTATAGACAAAAACCCTTTTCATACAATGCTTACTGAACTCCATGAAGTAGCGGCAAGCCGCGTGGATGAAGATAGTATCAAGATAAGTCTAAAGAAGGTTTTTGCCGGAAGAAAAGTTAAGGTAGTTCATGATACCGTTACTTCAATCAACTTTGAAAGTAAAAAAGTTGTAGGAAATGCAGGCGATTATCAATATGATATCCTAGTTCTTGCAGCTGGTTCCAAACCTACCTTTTACGGAGTTCCCGGAGCAGAGGAGCACTCCTTTAAATTATGGTCTTATGAGGATGCGGTAATACTGAAAGACCGTATTCATAACCTTTTTCGTCAGGCTGCTTGTGAAACAAATATCGAAGAAAGAAAGAAGCTTTTAAGCTTTTATGTAGTAGGTGCAGGTTTTACAGGTGTGGAAATGGTGGGAGAACTGGCAGAATATGTTCCCTTCCTTTGCGAGAAGTACGAAATTGACAGAAGTGAAGTAACACTTTTTGATGTAGATGGTCTAAGCCGTGTTATTCCCAATCTTACAGAGAAGCTTTCCGCTAAGGTGGCAAGACGTCTTGAGAAGATGGGCGTAACTTTAATAATGAATGCCACTGTTTCAGAAGTAGGCAGTGACTTCATTGAATTAAAACAGAATGATAAAGTAAATCACTATACAGCTGGAACCGTAATTTGGGCAGCTGGTATTCAGAGTGCCGATATTACCCAGGAAGCGGGAAAAGATCTTGAGCTTACCAGAGGTGCCCGTATCCAGGTTGACAGTTACTTACGTTCCAGCAAGGATGAGAAAGTATTCATCGCCGGAGATAATATGTATTTTGTTCCGGAAGGTGAAGATCGTCCCGTTCCTCAGATGGTAGAAAACTGCGAGCAGTGTGCAGATGTAATAGCTCACAATGTTGCATGTTCCCTCAGAGGACAGGGAGAGATGGAAGTTTATAAGCCTTCTTTCCATGGTGTTATGGTAAGTATAGGAGGAAGATATGGTGTTGCTCAGGTAGGAACACCGAAGCATATGTTCAGTCTGGCTTCTTTCTTTGCCATGTTCACAAAGCATTTTATCAATATCGTTTACTTTATTCAGGTACTTGGTTGGAATAAAGTATTCAGTTACCTAAAACATGAATTCTTTACCGTTAGAAACTGCAGAAGCTTCGTGGGAGGACATTTCTCCAACAGAACACCCAGCTTCCTGCTTGTACCTTTAAGAGTATGGCTTGGTGCTGTATGGGTATTCGAAGGCGTTATGAAGATAGTTGAGGGCTGGTTTAAGGCACCTAAACTTACCGGATTCTTTGGCGGTGCCAATTCCTGGTATGAAAGCATTTTAAATGGCGTTACCTCAGCAGCTTCCGGTGCAGCAGATGCAACCTCTTCCGCAACAGCAACCGGCGGATCCGAAGGTGCGGCTGAAGCTTTAGGCCATGTAATCATGAACTTTGACTTTTTAGGACTTATCAGATTTATTTTTGTAAGCGGTAAGGGCCTTGCAGAATCTACTATAAGTGATTATGCATTTAAATTAGATATACCTTTAATGAACTGGTTTGTTAACCATTTAATTCTTCCTTTTGACGGTATGCAGATGTTTATGCAGATATTCATTGTAGTAGCTGAAGTCTTAATTGGTCTTGCTTTAATGGGTGGATTGCTTACCGGACCTGCAGCTTTCGTATCATTAGTGCTTCAGTTCATGTTCGTATGCACAACCGGTCTGTACCTCAATACCTTCTGGATGATTTTCGGTGGTGTTGCTCTGTTAATCGGTGCAGGAAGAACCTTAGGTTTAGATTACTATGCTATGCCCGGTCTTAAAAAATGGTGGAAGAAGTTACCTATCGTAAGAAAGTTGTACATTTATAATGACTAA
- a CDS encoding helix-turn-helix domain-containing protein: MKNLIGDRVREARYKKNPKITQVDLLARLAIRGVYMESTSISKIESYKRPVTDIELVALADSLNVSILWLLNKE; the protein is encoded by the coding sequence ATGAAAAATCTTATCGGCGATCGGGTTAGAGAAGCAAGATATAAGAAAAACCCGAAAATTACACAAGTTGACTTGCTTGCCAGACTGGCTATACGAGGTGTCTATATGGAGAGCACCTCCATATCTAAAATCGAATCCTATAAGCGGCCGGTAACAGATATCGAACTGGTAGCATTGGCGGACTCTTTAAATGTAAGTATTCTATGGCTCTTAAATAAAGAGTGA
- a CDS encoding recombinase family protein has product MRAAAYCRVSTKREEQLDSLESQQKFFQDYAERNGYELVNIYADEGKSGTKMKNRTQLLRLLADASLNAFDLVLIKDISRLARNTVDFLTSIRRLKSKGIKVIFVNYDQTSSESSEFMLTMLSAIAQEESANTSKRVRFGKQQNARLGRVPNLIYGYDKIPGDYFELKINHREAEVVRRIFMLYTQEKKGAGKIADILNGEDIKTKRGCSWSQIGICRLLGNEIYTGKIINGKEEIEDFLTGKRKVLDKEQWQITSKPEFRIVEDEVFLRAQEIKNKRNTDKKLNKSRESNKHPFSQLIKCNHCGGYFRRLTRNYKTSVITWVCSTRNKNGTQSCCNNVTIQEEELLEALINGLTDIIRQSPNALRTLSDCCYSVSDSSDYYNKEKIESEINKKEKQRQKYIELYTKEIISMEELQERTYNLADEIQKLKKQLQETEEKDYPSPPPKCNPEFYVKEVFSDNVNLRRILDRLEADDEGNVDIYLKKKFF; this is encoded by the coding sequence TTGAGGGCAGCGGCGTACTGCAGAGTATCAACCAAAAGAGAAGAGCAGCTTGACAGTTTGGAAAGTCAGCAGAAGTTTTTTCAGGACTATGCAGAAAGGAACGGTTATGAGCTGGTGAACATCTATGCGGATGAGGGGAAGAGCGGTACCAAGATGAAAAACCGCACGCAGCTGCTTCGATTGCTGGCGGACGCCTCTTTGAATGCCTTTGATCTGGTTCTGATAAAGGATATATCAAGACTGGCTAGAAATACTGTTGATTTCCTTACCAGTATCCGCAGACTAAAATCAAAGGGTATTAAAGTAATCTTTGTGAATTATGACCAGACCTCCTCGGAAAGTTCGGAGTTCATGCTGACCATGTTAAGTGCCATAGCCCAGGAGGAAAGTGCAAATACCTCTAAACGGGTCAGATTTGGAAAACAGCAGAATGCAAGGCTTGGAAGAGTTCCCAATCTCATTTATGGCTACGATAAAATACCTGGAGATTACTTTGAACTAAAGATCAACCATAGAGAAGCGGAAGTAGTCAGACGTATTTTTATGTTGTATACGCAAGAGAAAAAAGGGGCAGGTAAAATTGCGGACATACTCAATGGTGAGGATATCAAGACGAAAAGGGGCTGTTCCTGGAGCCAGATTGGGATTTGCCGTTTACTTGGCAACGAAATCTATACCGGTAAGATAATAAATGGAAAAGAGGAGATAGAAGACTTTCTGACAGGTAAAAGAAAGGTGTTGGATAAGGAACAATGGCAGATTACCAGTAAGCCGGAGTTTCGGATAGTAGAAGATGAGGTGTTTCTGCGGGCACAGGAGATAAAGAATAAGAGGAATACAGACAAAAAGCTTAACAAGAGCAGAGAATCTAATAAACACCCCTTCAGCCAGCTTATCAAATGTAATCATTGCGGAGGCTATTTCAGAAGACTTACCAGGAATTACAAAACATCTGTGATAACCTGGGTATGCAGCACCCGTAATAAGAATGGAACACAAAGCTGCTGCAATAATGTAACAATCCAGGAAGAGGAACTGCTGGAAGCACTTATAAACGGCTTGACGGATATAATCAGGCAAAGTCCTAATGCTCTGCGTACTTTGTCAGATTGCTGTTATAGTGTGTCAGATTCTTCTGATTACTATAATAAGGAAAAGATTGAAAGCGAAATCAATAAAAAAGAGAAGCAGCGTCAAAAGTACATAGAGCTTTATACGAAAGAAATCATCTCAATGGAAGAATTACAGGAGAGGACATATAATCTTGCTGATGAGATTCAAAAATTAAAAAAACAATTGCAGGAGACAGAGGAAAAGGATTATCCTTCACCACCACCAAAATGCAATCCTGAATTCTATGTGAAAGAAGTTTTTTCTGATAATGTGAACCTGCGGCGTATACTTGACAGACTTGAAGCTGATGACGAGGGGAATGTTGATATTTACCTCAAGAAGAAATTTTTTTAA
- a CDS encoding NCS2 family permease — translation MEKFFKLKENGTTVSTEIVAGITTFFAMAYIIFVNPQMLSQTGIPFGAVFLATIIASVAGTLVMALFANVPYAQAPGMGLNAFFTYTVVFLLGFSWKEALAMVFLCGLINILITVTKVRKLIIKAIPSSLQSAIGGGIGIFIAYLGIKNAGLLKFTLDPGTYTALEGGTVIGGSSAVPALVDFDNKAVILSIIAIALFVILLVLKVKGAILIGIAATTIIGIPLSVVNVSDLSGTTGLGESFSQLGTTFGAALGADGLGSLFSDASRIPLVLMTIFAFSLSDTFDTIGTFVGTGKRTGIFDAADEKALQEGTGFKSKMDKALFADSVATSIGAIFGTSNTTTYVESAAGIGAGGRTGLTSVVTSLLFLLSIFLGPIVNIVPPQATAPALISVGIMMMSSFKEINWTDLDEAIPAFFASIFMAFCYSISYGIAAGFIFYCIVKICKGEAKKIHPILWVVTGLFVLNFIVLAVIQ, via the coding sequence ATGGAAAAGTTTTTCAAACTGAAAGAAAACGGCACCACGGTTTCCACAGAAATTGTAGCTGGTATCACAACTTTTTTTGCGATGGCTTATATTATCTTCGTAAATCCACAGATGCTTAGTCAGACAGGTATACCTTTTGGGGCGGTATTTCTGGCTACCATTATAGCTTCTGTAGCCGGCACCCTGGTAATGGCACTTTTTGCTAACGTGCCTTATGCGCAGGCACCTGGTATGGGACTTAATGCATTTTTTACGTATACCGTTGTATTCCTTCTTGGTTTTTCCTGGAAAGAAGCATTGGCAATGGTTTTCCTGTGTGGCCTTATTAATATTTTAATCACTGTAACCAAAGTTCGTAAGTTAATCATCAAAGCGATACCTTCCAGCCTTCAGAGTGCTATCGGCGGCGGAATTGGTATTTTCATAGCATATCTGGGTATCAAAAATGCCGGATTACTGAAGTTCACATTAGATCCGGGTACTTATACTGCTTTGGAAGGCGGAACTGTTATCGGCGGAAGCAGCGCTGTACCTGCCCTTGTAGATTTTGACAACAAGGCAGTTATTCTTTCCATAATTGCAATTGCTCTGTTTGTCATACTTCTGGTTTTAAAGGTAAAAGGAGCTATTCTCATAGGTATAGCTGCAACCACCATCATTGGTATTCCTTTAAGCGTTGTTAATGTTTCTGATTTAAGTGGTACTACAGGACTGGGTGAATCTTTCTCACAGCTTGGTACAACCTTTGGCGCTGCACTTGGCGCAGATGGTCTTGGTTCACTTTTCAGTGATGCTTCAAGAATTCCCCTGGTATTGATGACAATCTTTGCTTTCAGTTTATCCGATACTTTTGATACAATCGGAACTTTTGTTGGTACAGGTAAGAGAACCGGTATCTTTGACGCTGCTGATGAGAAAGCTCTTCAGGAGGGAACCGGATTTAAATCTAAGATGGACAAGGCTTTATTTGCAGATTCTGTTGCGACCTCAATTGGTGCCATCTTCGGAACCTCTAATACCACTACGTATGTCGAGAGTGCCGCTGGAATCGGAGCCGGCGGACGTACTGGTCTTACAAGCGTAGTTACCTCTTTGCTGTTCCTTTTAAGTATCTTCCTTGGACCTATTGTTAACATTGTACCTCCTCAGGCAACTGCACCTGCACTTATCTCTGTGGGTATCATGATGATGTCTTCCTTTAAGGAAATTAACTGGACAGATTTGGATGAAGCAATCCCTGCTTTCTTTGCATCCATTTTCATGGCTTTCTGCTACAGCATATCTTATGGTATCGCTGCAGGCTTTATCTTCTATTGCATTGTAAAGATCTGCAAGGGAGAAGCAAAGAAGATTCATCCTATCCTTTGGGTCGTAACTGGCTTATTTGTATTAAATTTCATTGTATTAGCTGTAATTCAGTAA
- a CDS encoding magnesium transporter CorA family protein translates to MFYQLQDSLRPIDVKDYNPSLLTLGIINLKELSELYSSFGFAEATVLECQDVTRKLHGGMGIYDDYHFGIIRAIDTKYFIHLEDRIGIYIKENLLLLVIIEDQDNSIHKDLMDSLSQINFTKISLERLLYGFLERFLTNNFIILEEIEDSISSFEDSIDENRFPKDFYHQITKTRKRLLLLGNYYEQLISIGDELMDNSIGLFEEDKLRYFKLFTDRVTRLSNNVRKLEDYSIHVRDSYHSQMDYNLNSIMKLFTVVTTIFLPLTLIVGWYGMNFNMPEFGWRYGYLAVIILSVSVIIICILYFKKKKFL, encoded by the coding sequence ATGTTCTATCAACTTCAGGACAGTCTCAGACCTATAGACGTAAAGGATTATAATCCCTCCCTCCTAACTCTTGGTATAATAAACCTTAAGGAACTCTCAGAACTCTATAGCTCCTTTGGTTTTGCTGAGGCCACTGTATTGGAATGCCAGGATGTTACCAGAAAGTTACATGGCGGTATGGGAATTTATGATGATTACCACTTTGGAATCATCCGCGCTATTGATACAAAATATTTTATTCATCTGGAGGACAGGATTGGAATCTATATTAAAGAGAACCTTCTTCTGCTTGTAATTATAGAAGACCAGGATAATAGTATTCATAAAGATTTAATGGATTCCTTAAGCCAGATTAATTTTACAAAGATTTCACTGGAGCGTTTGCTTTATGGATTCTTAGAAAGGTTTCTGACGAATAATTTTATTATTCTTGAGGAAATAGAAGACAGCATCAGCAGCTTTGAAGACAGTATAGATGAAAACAGATTTCCCAAGGACTTTTATCATCAGATTACAAAGACAAGAAAAAGACTGCTTCTTCTGGGTAATTATTACGAGCAGCTTATTTCCATTGGAGATGAGCTGATGGACAATTCCATCGGACTGTTTGAAGAGGACAAGTTACGTTACTTTAAACTGTTTACTGACAGAGTCACCCGTTTAAGCAACAATGTGAGAAAACTGGAGGACTACAGTATCCATGTAAGAGATTCCTACCATTCACAAATGGATTATAATTTAAATAGCATTATGAAGCTCTTTACCGTTGTTACTACGATATTTCTACCGCTTACTCTGATTGTAGGCTGGTACGGAATGAATTTTAATATGCCGGAGTTCGGCTGGAGATATGGTTATCTTGCGGTTATTATATTAAGTGTCTCCGTCATAATCATTTGTATCTTATACTTTAAGAAGAAAAAGTTCCTATAA
- a CDS encoding DUF3990 domain-containing protein, giving the protein MKNDFILYHGTNAVFDKVDLSYSKDKRDFGRGFYTTTFKEQAEGWAENMYIRYGGEGKYVMEFQLAVTEELSVKLYPGLTREWLEMIKSNRLYGGIQHTYDIVIGPVADDNIMRIIALYVAGIYSEETALDRLRPYKAHDQVSLHTAKALEYLKYTGRKELPPLRISELEAV; this is encoded by the coding sequence ATGAAAAATGATTTTATTTTATACCATGGTACCAACGCAGTGTTTGATAAGGTGGATTTAAGCTATTCTAAGGATAAGAGGGACTTTGGAAGAGGATTCTACACTACGACGTTTAAGGAACAGGCAGAAGGCTGGGCTGAAAATATGTATATCCGGTATGGAGGAGAAGGCAAGTATGTCATGGAGTTTCAACTGGCTGTGACAGAGGAGCTTTCTGTTAAGCTGTATCCGGGGCTTACCAGAGAATGGCTTGAGATGATTAAGAGCAACAGATTGTACGGCGGAATTCAGCATACATATGATATAGTAATCGGACCGGTAGCTGATGATAATATAATGAGAATAATAGCTCTTTATGTAGCTGGAATATATTCTGAGGAAACAGCTCTTGACAGACTGAGACCTTATAAAGCCCATGACCAGGTCTCACTGCATACCGCCAAAGCACTTGAATATCTAAAATATACAGGAAGGAAAGAACTACCGCCTTTAAGAATCTCGGAGTTGGAAGCAGTATAA
- a CDS encoding DUF3791 domain-containing protein — MEDSENDKNLMVVEAIEGYAWNHNMKPWEVFLLFRHNGILELLRTQYKLLHTQSLEESIYFVEDILRRRQNEK, encoded by the coding sequence TTGGAGGATTCGGAAAATGATAAGAACCTTATGGTGGTTGAGGCGATAGAAGGATATGCCTGGAATCACAATATGAAACCCTGGGAAGTCTTTCTGCTCTTCCGGCACAATGGCATATTGGAGCTTTTGCGTACGCAGTACAAGCTTCTGCATACACAAAGTCTGGAAGAAAGCATATACTTTGTGGAGGACATTTTAAGGAGAAGGCAGAATGAAAAATGA
- a CDS encoding ferritin-like domain-containing protein gives MDTLELALSLELDLGKYYREQAKKNANNSLQVVFNMLAMEEDKHAEILMSKADLLTLPVSESNILKEAEKLFRHLKDFESDFTELPSQLDSYRMALEMEHKSLKFYTSLRDKAESKEEKTTYEYLIKQEDIHCILLEELVKLTTRPEEWVESAEFGVREDY, from the coding sequence ATGGATACTTTAGAACTTGCCTTATCCCTGGAATTAGATCTGGGAAAATACTACAGGGAGCAGGCAAAAAAGAATGCGAATAACAGTTTACAGGTTGTATTTAACATGCTTGCCATGGAAGAAGATAAACATGCAGAGATATTAATGAGTAAGGCGGATTTGTTAACCCTTCCCGTCAGTGAAAGCAATATTCTAAAGGAAGCAGAAAAGCTGTTCCGCCACCTGAAAGATTTTGAAAGTGATTTTACGGAATTACCGAGTCAATTGGATTCATATCGTATGGCCCTGGAGATGGAGCATAAAAGCCTTAAGTTCTATACTTCCTTAAGGGATAAAGCGGAATCGAAAGAAGAAAAGACTACTTACGAATACCTGATAAAGCAGGAAGATATCCATTGTATCCTCTTAGAGGAACTTGTTAAGCTTACTACAAGACCGGAGGAGTGGGTAGAATCCGCTGAGTTTGGAGTACGAGAAGATTACTAA
- a CDS encoding NusG domain II-containing protein has translation MEKSIQLKKKDIILIAIVLVVAIAGFLVFYLTQKNGDTVVVTIDGVIYHEYPLNKDIEVDIPGINGGTNHLVIKDGFADMTDADCPDKICVDSRKISKTGESIICLPHKVVVKIEGNTASEVDGSTN, from the coding sequence TTGGAGAAAAGCATACAGTTGAAGAAAAAAGATATTATCCTAATTGCCATTGTACTGGTGGTGGCAATTGCGGGTTTTCTGGTTTTCTATTTGACGCAAAAAAATGGGGATACCGTTGTAGTCACCATAGACGGAGTTATCTATCATGAATACCCGCTGAACAAAGACATAGAAGTAGATATACCCGGTATCAATGGCGGTACGAACCATCTGGTTATTAAAGACGGTTTTGCAGATATGACGGATGCTGACTGCCCGGATAAAATATGTGTGGATTCAAGAAAAATCAGTAAAACAGGCGAAAGTATCATCTGCCTTCCCCATAAGGTAGTAGTTAAGATAGAAGGAAATACCGCTTCGGAGGTAGATGGTTCTACAAACTAA
- the spoIIID gene encoding sporulation transcriptional regulator SpoIIID: MHPYMEERIIELANYTIENKATVRETANRYGISKSTVHKDLQDRLPGINGQLYNAVNEILMFNKAERHIRGGLATRKKYRKTLSSVGV; this comes from the coding sequence ATGCATCCGTATATGGAAGAGAGAATTATTGAGCTAGCCAATTATACTATTGAAAACAAAGCAACTGTAAGAGAGACTGCCAACCGTTACGGCATTAGCAAATCAACTGTACATAAGGATCTGCAGGACAGACTGCCGGGAATTAACGGACAGCTTTATAATGCGGTCAATGAAATTCTGATGTTTAACAAAGCAGAACGGCACATAAGAGGTGGACTGGCTACAAGAAAGAAGTATAGAAAGACTTTAAGCAGTGTTGGAGTATAA